In Acanthochromis polyacanthus isolate Apoly-LR-REF ecotype Palm Island chromosome 18, KAUST_Apoly_ChrSc, whole genome shotgun sequence, the following proteins share a genomic window:
- the LOC110957715 gene encoding LOW QUALITY PROTEIN: apelin receptor B-like (The sequence of the model RefSeq protein was modified relative to this genomic sequence to represent the inferred CDS: inserted 1 base in 1 codon), whose amino-acid sequence MDMEPTVGPYEYYDYEETENSTMCDYSEWTPSYSVIPVLYMLIFILGLSGNGVVIFMVWRAQGKRRAADVYIGNLALADLTFVVTLPLWAVYTAMGYHWPFGVALCKISSYVAQLNMYASVFCLTCMSFDRYLAIVHSLSSTQLRTRGHMRGSLTAIWLLSGLLAVPNFFFRTTTYNLETNRTSCAMDFSLVVTSKEQETLWIAGLSISSSALGFLLPFLAMMVCYGFIGCTVTRHFNSLRKEDQRKRRLLKIITTLVVVFAACWMPFHVVKSADALSYLNLFSTTCAFLRFLLLAHPYATCLAYVNSCLNPFLYAFFDRHFRSQCLCXLNLKKFLRSSPASSLSSQKTEAQSLATKV is encoded by the exons ATGGACATGGAGCCGACTGTGGGTCCTTATGAGTACTACGACTACGAGGAGACAGAGAACTCCACCATGTGTGACTATTCCGAGTGGACGCCGTCGTACTCTGTCATCCCGGTGCTCTACATGCTCATCTTCATCCTGGGCCTCTCTGGAAACGGCGTGGTCATCTTCATGGTGTGGCGGGCTCAAGGCAAGCGGCGAGCGGCTGACGTCTACATCGGGAACCTGGCGCTGGCCGACCTCACCTTCGTGGTCACTCTGCCCCTGTGGGCCGTTTACACCGCCATGGGCTACCACTGGCCCTTCGGAGTGGCCCTGTGTAAGATCAGCAGCTACGTGGCGCAGCTCAACATGTACGCCAGCGTCTTCTGCCTCACCTGCATGAGCTTCGACCGCTACCTGGCCATCGTTCACTCGCTGTCCAGCACCCAGCTGCGAACACGTGGCCACATGCGAGGTTCCCTGACGGCCATCTGGCTGCTGTCCGGCCTCTTGGCTGTACCGAATTTTTTCTTCCGCACCACCACGTACAACCTAGAAACCAACCGCACCTCCTGCGCCATGGATTTCAGCCTGGTGGTGACCAGCAAAGAGCAGGAGACCCTGTGGATCGCCGGCCTCAGCATCTCCTCCTCGGCTCTGGGCTTCCTCCTGCCCTTCTTGGCCATGATGGTTTGCTACGGCTTCATCGGCTGCACCGTCACCCGCCACTTCAACAGTCTGCGCAAGGAGGACCAGCGGAAGAGGCGGCTGCTGAAGATCATCACCACGCTGGTCGTGGTGTTCGCCGCCTGCTGGATGCCCTTCCATGTGGTGAAGAGCGCCGACGCCCTCTCCTACCTGAACCTCTTCTCCACCACTTGTGCCTTCCTGCGCTTCCTGCTGCTGGCTCACCCCTACGCCACCTGCCTGGCCTACGTCAACAGCTGCCTCAACCCCTTTCTTTACGCCTTCTTCGACCGGCACTTCAGATCCCAGTGCCTGT CTCTCAACCTGAAGAAGTTCTTGCGCTCCAGCCCGGCCAGCTCCTTGTCCTCGCAGAAGACGGAGGCCCAGTCTCTGGCCACCAAGGTGTGA